GGCCGTCGTCAACGCGGTGACGTTGGCCGAGGTGGCCGACGAGCTCAGCCTGGGTGACCACCTGCTGCTGGGGAAGGGCGAGGAGCAGTCGGGGGGACGGGAGAAGCCGTCGATCCTGGCCGACGCCCTCGAAGCCGTGATCGGCGTCGTCTACATCGCCGCCGGCATGCCCGAGGCCAACAGCCTGGTGCTGCGGCTGCTGGGCAGCCGCGTCGCCGAGGCGCACGCCGGCGGTCCCGGCGGCCAGGACTACAAGAGCCGCCTCCAGGAGCTGGTGGCCCGGCACTTCGACGAACCGCCCCGCTACCACACCGATGCCGAGGGCCCCGATCACGCCCGGCGGTTCCACACCACTGTGTCCGTCGTGGGGCTGCCCCGCGGCAGCGGCGACGGACGATCCAAGAAGCAGGCCGAGCAGGTCGCAGCGCGGGACGCCTACGCCACGCTCGTGGCCGAG
The genomic region above belongs to Acidimicrobiales bacterium and contains:
- the rnc gene encoding ribonuclease III produces the protein MQLPVPALDKLAARLGVELPATETLATALVHRSWCAENPGHDSNERLEFLGDAVLGVIITDFSFREYPELSEGELTDVRKAVVNAVTLAEVADELSLGDHLLLGKGEEQSGGREKPSILADALEAVIGVVYIAAGMPEANSLVLRLLGSRVAEAHAGGPGGQDYKSRLQELVARHFDEPPRYHTDAEGPDHARRFHTTVSVVGLPRGSGDGRSKKQAEQVAARDAYATLVAELEEQDA